One genomic window of Gavia stellata isolate bGavSte3 chromosome 7, bGavSte3.hap2, whole genome shotgun sequence includes the following:
- the TIMM9 gene encoding mitochondrial import inner membrane translocase subunit Tim9, whose protein sequence is MAGQISESDQIKQFKEFLGTYNKLTENCFLDCIKDFTSREVKPEEMTCSDHCLQKYLKMTQRISMRFQEYHIQQNEALAAKAGLLGQPR, encoded by the exons ATGGCTGGGCAAATATCGGAATCTGATCAGATCAAGCAG TTCAAGGAGTTCCTTGGAACATACAATAAACTTACAGAAAACTGCTTCCTGGATTGCATAAAGGATTTCACTAGCAGAGAGGTTAAACCAGAAGAG ATGACTTGCTCAGACCACTGCctacagaagtatttaaaaatgacaCAGAGGATCTCCATGAGATTTCAGGAGTACCACATTCAGCAGAATGAAGCTCTGGCAGCTAAAGCAGGACTGCTTGGCCAGCCTCGTTAG